In the Desulfitobacterium hafniense DCB-2 genome, CCGGGCGGAAAAGGGGGAAATAGAGTTATGGATAGCAGAGCAGGAACCGGCCAAGGGCCAAAGAGAAAGGCCCGGCGGAAGCCATGCTGACCGCCGGGTTGAATATCAGCCTGTGTGATGACGGTGCACTTCAGCGAGCGTACGTGAAACTTATCATTCAGGACTATGAAAGCAGATGCGGAGTCAGGTTTAACCTTTATGAATTCAGCAGCGGAGAGGAACTGCTGGCGAAATTCAACGAAAACCCTAATCTATTTGATCTTTTCTTTCTGGATCACCGGATGAAAAAGATCACCGGTCTTGAGGCTGCCTCCTACATAAGGCAGCGCAATAAAGCCTGTCACATCGTTTTTATAACGGCGTCGGAGGAGCAAGAGGATTTTGCAGCCGTGTCGCCGCTCCGGGTCTTGAATAAACCGGCCCAGCCAGCAGCCATCTGGGACATCCTGGACAAGGTCTCGGCAGAAAGAATAAGCTGCAGTCATAGTGGATGATGAGCCCCGCCTTTTGTACAGGAGCTTCACGATTCATTACCGCCTGTCAAATTCGACACCAGTGTCGAATTTGACAGGCGGGGAAATCGAAAAATACCCACTATATTAAATTATACTTTCTAAAACTGGTGGATTTGATTATGATGAAGGCGAGGCGTTGAGGGAAATATAGGGAAAGGTGCCTTGTCTAAGTCGTTTTTTCCGTCTTTACCGACGCCGCTTGGGCGGCAAGGTCAGCGGCGGTTGACATTCGCAAGGATTTAGGATAATATAAAACAAACTTTATATTATCCTAAATCCGCGTAGGAGGATGTGTCATGAATTATATAAAAAGGAGCCTTGAACGCAAGTTCCTGCATATGAGCAAATTTTTCAAGGCGGTACTTGTAACAGGCGCAAGGCAGGTCGGCAAAACCACTATGCTTAAACATTTGGCCGAAGGGCAAAACCGTACCTACGTCACACTGGATAACTTAATGGCGCGAAACCTGGCTAAAACCGATCCTGTACTGTTTTTTCAAACCTACAAGCCACCTGTCCTCATCGACGAGGTGCAATACGCGCCGGAGCTCTTCAGCCAGATAAAAATCCTATGTGATAGCAGCGAGGAACCGGGCCTTATTTGGCTCACCGGATCACAGCAATTTGAAATGATGAAAAACGTGCGTGAAACTCTGGCAGGCCGAATTGGCATAATGACGCTGTACAGCCTTTCCAAAAATGAAAAAGATGGTATAGAATTTGAAAATTCCCTGGATTTTTCTCCGGAATGCCTGTTTGCACGGCAGCGAATTGCTGAAAAAAACGATGTGCTCAAAGTCTTTGAACACATCTGGCGGGGCGGCATGCCACAGGTGCTTCATGCCGACGCCGAACAGCGGCAGGAGTATTATAACGCCTATGTCAATACCTATCTGATGCGCGATGTCGCCGAATTGGGCGGCATTACCGACTCACTGCGGTTTGCCAAATTCCTGACTGCCTGTGCCGCGCTCACCTCAGAGCAGGTGAACTACAAAAACCTCAGCGAAGCGGCGGACATTTCGCAGCCAACAGCAAAGGAGTGGCTGCGGCTGCTGGAAGGGCTGGGTATCGTCTACCTCCTGCAACCCTACGCCAATAATGCATTCAAGCGTCTCACCAAAGCCCCTAAGCTATATTTCTGCGATACCGGACTTTGCGCTCACCTCTCCATGTGGCTGACCCCTGAAACATTGATGAACGGCG is a window encoding:
- a CDS encoding ATP-binding protein — encoded protein: MNYIKRSLERKFLHMSKFFKAVLVTGARQVGKTTMLKHLAEGQNRTYVTLDNLMARNLAKTDPVLFFQTYKPPVLIDEVQYAPELFSQIKILCDSSEEPGLIWLTGSQQFEMMKNVRETLAGRIGIMTLYSLSKNEKDGIEFENSLDFSPECLFARQRIAEKNDVLKVFEHIWRGGMPQVLHADAEQRQEYYNAYVNTYLMRDVAELGGITDSLRFAKFLTACAALTSEQVNYKNLSEAADISQPTAKEWLRLLEGLGIVYLLQPYANNAFKRLTKAPKLYFCDTGLCAHLSMWLTPETLMNGAASGHYFENHVVAEMLKSYAYSASKAVITYFRDSNAKEIDIIVEANNQLHPLEIKKSASPNSREINKYTILDKSSIKRGHGGILCLCEEVVPIDEQNCFIPCNLI
- a CDS encoding LytR/AlgR family response regulator transcription factor, with amino-acid sequence MLTAGLNISLCDDGALQRAYVKLIIQDYESRCGVRFNLYEFSSGEELLAKFNENPNLFDLFFLDHRMKKITGLEAASYIRQRNKACHIVFITASEEQEDFAAVSPLRVLNKPAQPAAIWDILDKVSAERISCSHSG